From one Rhodamnia argentea isolate NSW1041297 chromosome 1, ASM2092103v1, whole genome shotgun sequence genomic stretch:
- the LOC115756740 gene encoding probable indole-3-pyruvate monooxygenase YUCCA10: MKKEAEVIVVGGGPSGIAAAGALSSLSIPFILLERADCFAPLWQRHAYDRLHIHLPKHTCQLPHMPIPDDWPKYPPKSLFVQYLQRYVSHFRINPVYNRSVESAHYDDASGRWHVAARDVSAGCGSEGAAVEEYSARFLVVATGESCNAFVPEVEGRGSFGGKAMHSTEYKNGKEFAKKKVLVVGSGNSGMEIALDLADHGAITSIVVRSPVNFVTREMLNWAVALLKYLRFPWVERLTMMASRLWFGDMSKFGIPKPEEGPFTMKMKYGKYPLVDVGTCKKIRSGEIQVLPAVKCIKGNEVVFEDGRSHSFDAIVFATGFKRPTKQWLKVKEEDCLLNDDGIVKPSCPNKWKGKNGLYCVGLSRRGFLGATLDAQGVANDIKGLL; encoded by the exons ATGAAGAAAGAAGCGGAAGTTATCGTAGTCGGCGGTGGCCCCTCCGGCATCGCCGCAGCGGGGGCCCTCTCCTCACTCTCCATCCCCTTCATCCTCCTCGAGCGCGCCGACTGCTTCGCCCCGCTGTGGCAGCGCCACGCCTACGACCGCCTCCACATCCACCTCCCCAAGCACACCTGCCAGCTCCCGCACATGCCCATCCCCGACGACTGGCCCAAGTACCCTCCCAAGTCCCTCTTCGTCCAGTACCTCCAGCGCTACGTCTCCCACTTCCGGATCAACCCGGTCTACAACCGGTCCGTCGAGTCCGCCCACTATGACGACGCCTCGGGCCGGTGGCACGTGGCGGCCAGGGACGTGTCGGCCGGCTGCGGCAGTGAGggggcggcggtggaggagTACTCTGCCAGATTCCTGGTGGTGGCGACCGGCGAGAGCTGCAACGCGTTCGTGCCGGAGGTGGAGGGGCGGGGGAGCTTTGGCGGGAAGGCGATGCACTCGACGGAGTACAAGAACGGGAAGGAGTTTGCCAAGAAGAAAGTGTTGGTGGTCGGGTCGGGCAATTCGGGTATGGAGATCGCGCTGGATCTCGCCGACCACGGAGCCATCACCTCCATCGTCGTCCGGAGTCCG GTCAATTTTGTGACAAGGGAGATGTTGAACTGGGCGGTAGCGCTGTTGAAGTACTTGCGCTTCCCTTGGGTCGAGCGTTTGACGATGATGGCGAGCCGGCTGTGGTTCGGGGACATGAGCAAGTTCGGCATCCCGAAGCCGGAGGAGGGGCCTTTCACCATGAAAATGAAGTATGGCAAGTACCCTCTTGTTGATGTTGGCACTTGCAAGAAGATCAGGTCCGGAGAGATTCAG GTTTTGCCAGCAGTCAAATGCATAAAAGGCAATGAAGTGGTCTTCGAGGATGGACGCTCGCATTCGTTCGATGCCATTGTGTTCGCCACCGGTTTCAAGCGGCCGACGAAGCAGTGGCTCAAGGTCAAG GAGGAGGATTGCCTTTTGAATGACGACGGGATCGTGAAGCCGAGTTGTCCGAACAAGTGGAAAGGAAAGAACGGCTTATATTGCGTGGGACTGTCGAGAAGGGGGTTTCTAGGAGCCACGCTCGATGCCCAGGGCGTGGCGAACGACATAAAGGGGCTTCTGTGA